The DNA region CAACTAATCCTGACTTTTATCATTGATAGTAACGGTTGGTTTGAGCTTGAGAAGCAGAAGATGAAGCTTCCACAGTTTATTGGCATCGGAATGATGATAGCTGGAGTGGTAATACTAGGGTCTTAATAGTGTATTCCAGGAATTACAGGTGAAAAGTGGAGGTGGATCCGAGTGAAAGAAATAAAAGATCAGGAACAATTGCTATCGTATATACAAGACTTTCAACTTGAATCGGTTTTTCATGAGCCTTTATTTCCGCATTTGTCATTGTACAGCTTTGAACAAGGGGAACTCATCTGTTCCCAAGGGGAAGCTTCACAGTATTTGTATGTACTTGTTAAGGGGAAGCTTAAAATCTATACCAGCTCGCATGAAGGAAACACACTTATTCTCTCTTTTCAGAAACCGCTAGAGTTGATTGGGGATATTGAGTATGTACAGGGTATTGACATTATCAATACAGTTGAAGCGGTATCGCCTGTCACGATGATTGGGATTCATCAGCGCTGGTTGAAAAAATACGGCAGTGACCATGCTCCATTGCTGCGATTTTTATTGGATGTCATTACGAAAAAGTTTTATCTTAAAAATAATTCGATGAGTCTTAATATCATGAACCCTGTCGAAGTTCGTTTGGCTAGTTATCTCCTGT from Neobacillus sp. FSL H8-0543 includes:
- a CDS encoding Crp/Fnr family transcriptional regulator; this encodes MKEIKDQEQLLSYIQDFQLESVFHEPLFPHLSLYSFEQGELICSQGEASQYLYVLVKGKLKIYTSSHEGNTLILSFQKPLELIGDIEYVQGIDIINTVEAVSPVTMIGIHQRWLKKYGSDHAPLLRFLLDVITKKFYLKNNSMSLNIMNPVEVRLASYLLSVTLDEFDSLFKNQINISIKDAANLIGTSARHLNRVIKHLCSVGLIERNKGTILVKDREGLRKLAGDNIYE